In one window of Hevea brasiliensis isolate MT/VB/25A 57/8 chromosome 10, ASM3005281v1, whole genome shotgun sequence DNA:
- the LOC110660151 gene encoding putative F-box protein At1g67623: protein MPPLSLKPAKTIAKCRRKNYAFKNVPKELLTEILARVGSSSLTDLVNAKVSCKEFLEAASEDYVFEHVKMDSIPLFPWRDEHYGLSSFLARCTESGNPEALFRQGMMDYFFNWQNDSGLKFLERAASKGHPAATYVYGIILVRSVGHELRNKGVKLLTDLKRSTSSLGITECRKKAYSILQPTWGRSYMIEIGPAESEVYWKKKKTCSDCKSKALRNPTQTINRWIPDTDFQDDPCSCDSCLWDLEAIKFCMMQRTGRYTLTES, encoded by the coding sequence ATGCCTCCTCTAAGTCTAAAACCAGCGAAAACTATAGCCAAATGCAGAAGAAAGAACTACGCGTTCAAGAACGTTCCAAAAGAGTTGCTGACAGAAATTCTTGCTCGAGTTGGCTCCTCATCGCTCACTGATCTCGTTAATGCCAAAGTAAGTTGCAAGGAGTTTCTTGAGGCAGCATCAGAAGATTATGTCTTTGAGCATGTCAAAATGGATTCCATCCCTCTCTTTCCCTGGCGGGATGAACATTATGGGTTGTCTTCTTTCTTGGCGAGGTGCACGGAGAGTGGAAATCCAGAAGCTTTGTTTAGACAGGGAATGATGGATTATTTTTTCAACTGGCAAAATGATTCTGGGCTAAAGTTCTTGGAGAGAGCAGCGAGCAAAGGGCATCCGGCAGCCACATATGTGTATGGTATAATACTTGTGCGCAGTGTTGGTCATGAACTGAGAAACAAAGGAGTGAAGTTACTCACTGATTTGAAAAGATCGACATCTAGTTTGGGTATTACAGAATGTAGAAAGAAAGCGTATTCGATTTTGCAGCCAACGTGGGGGAGAAGTTATATGATTGAAATTGGACCAGCAGAAAGCGAAGTGTACTGGAAGAAGAAAAAAACCTGCAGTGATTGTAAATCAAAGGCACTGCGTAATCCTACTCAGACTATAAACAGGTGGATACCTGATACAGATTTTCAGGATGATCCTTGTTCATGCGATTCTTGTTTGTGGGATCTTGAAGCCATTAAGTTTTGTATGATGCAAAGAACAGGAAGATACACACTTACAGAGAGCTAG